A stretch of DNA from Schistocerca americana isolate TAMUIC-IGC-003095 chromosome 3, iqSchAmer2.1, whole genome shotgun sequence:
TTATGTCAatgatcacaaattttttgtcatcagattaCAAGTTTTCGTCTATAATGACGATTTCAGATGTGCAgcaaaatatggggaaaacacaaatacaTTAGCATATTGTCTAcggcttaaaataataaaatagaccataatgaaaattaTTACTGACACATATGTGCACTTATGCACTTTAACTATGGAGAGGCAGACCTGTTTTATAAACAAACATGCCGTAATATattggagccatagtggcatcgtcaaatgttaaaacgCGAAATCAGCACCAGCGTTGTCAGATACATATGAATAACAGCATAAGTAAGAGTCATATCAGCAGcagtactgttcaaaacaaactgccgcacagtagccacaaaatgttgtGTAGCATGTTCAACGGATTTCACTACTGTAGGCATACACATATTTTTCAGTGattaattgtaaaatgtaaaataaagggggatacaatcagTAAAATCCTCTAAAGGGCTTATAAGGTGGAAGAGGCGTTAGTTataaaaagcaatgaaataaaTTACGATGAAAGTTATGATTGTTAAAACGGAAAATGTTAAGAGACAATAATTGACATATGCTCAAGTGGCAATATTAAAGATAATGATGTAATTAATAAACGGCTTTCAGAGTGCACAGAACAATATAAaaatgtcagtagtacttttcattgtggtcagttttattgttttaagcCTTTGATAATCTGCTAGTGTGTTTGTGTTTACCCATATTTTGCTGCAGCTTTGAAGATGTCATTATTAATCAAaactggtagtctgatgacaataaaattgtgaccatagatgtgATGCAAAAGAAATTTATAACACAAGGGTTGGCCATGACATGACTTGTGTCAAAATCTGTTCATGGTCATAGACGGAAAACACTTAGTACATTATTCTTGAGATAGACTACTTGTTATTAGTGATAGAACTAAGTCTCCAACACAATAACTATTGTATAAATTTCCACCAATGCAAACTTTGTGTTGACTGTTCTTATTACAGAACATGGCGGACGCTGCTCCAGCCGGTGGACGAGGGGGTTTTCGTGGTGGTTTTGGTTCCAGAGGTGGTCGTGGAGGCCCAAGGGGTCGGGGTCGTGGTAGAGGACGTGGCAGGGGCCGTGGAGGCAAAGAAACTGAGAAGGAATGGGTTCCTGTTACTAAGCTGGGTCGATTGGTGAAGGATGGGAAAATACGCTCACTTGAGGAAATATACCTGTTCTCACTGCCGATTAAGGTATATAGCTTTCCCATGTAATGCTGATAAGAAATGACATAAGAAGAATCTCAATCACTTTTCTCTCTTTCTAGGAGTTTGAAATAATTGATTTCTTCCTTGGCACCTCTTTGAAAGATGAAGTTCTTAAAATCATGCCAGTACAGAAGCAAACTCGTGCTGGTCAGAGGACAAGATTCAAAGCATTTGTTGGTAAGGAATGAAGCTTTTATTCATCTCTTGATAtatgatccttaatttcacaagaTATTGTAATGAGAGGACCTGTGCCTTTCCCTATTTGTTTTGAAAGTAGCACCGAAAAACCCCATCATGTCTAGATGACTTGTTATGGCAGTTCAGGTGCAAGAGAATCATTTGGCCCTGAACCATTGGGCAGTCCTGATTTGGAGTCTCCACACTGATGTGGGCCATACAGATGATTTTATGTTAGATTATTTCATGTGCTTTTCATTAACAGTTGTAGATGTAGTGTTCAAAGTATTTTTTTCCCATACTTCCAATTGGATTCTAATGTCTTTGTttgtctaaaattattttaattgtggATCTCAACCCTGTATTGGGAGTAATTGTATTTAGTCTTGGCAGATTGTTTATTTTTGTCAAGTGGTTTAATAGTTCAATAATTCACTGGCAAATTTTATGTAGCGTGTCTTTCCCAATTGACATTATAATTGCACTTCTTTGCAGCTATTGGTGACTCTAATGGGCACATTGGGCTTGGTGTGAAGTGTTCCAAGGAAGTTGCTACAGCTATTCGTGGAGCAATTGTTCTTGCAAAGCTGTCTGTTGTGCCAGTTCGAAGAGGTTACTGGGGTAACAAGATTGGAAAACCACACACAGTGCCCTGCAAGGTTGGTTTTGGAAATTTAATAATTGACTAAATTTTAGCACTAGGCAGGAATCGTTCAATCATTTGCCAGATTAAAATGCCATCAGAGTTCGCTTTGGGAGCCATATGGAGATGACTTATATGTATTAGTAAACTATTTCTACATTGGAGATGATGTGAATGTTTTTCGGGGTGTATACACTCCGGGAAGTCCGGctaaattctgggaatttttcattgattTAGTTTTTCGTGTGATTTTGGCTGGTAAGACCTTATAAACAGCAAAATGTCTTCTGATGAATGTGAGCAGTTGCCTGCAGGCTCATGCGCTTGTGCAGTTGAGTtgtgtatgagcagtaccttctcccgcttcttgcTACTTGAAGCGTGGCTGCAGCAGTAGCAAGAAGCGGTCGTGCtacacagaaaaatttttctggtgcacctaagctgccagattcacacacGTGCGTAAAGCAGTCTGGGTTTTAGTGGGGAGTATAGTGACCCGTGTTTGTttggtgattttgctgtttcctgatGTCCTATTTAGTCTTCGTTTACAGTTCacacaccaaatgaaaacaattgatttctatggctgggagctatcaagccAATTTAAAAAATGCATGTAATTATGGAAGGctgttattattttcagtttcctgattttattttattttaacttttctgTCAGTCACACATTAATCGACTTGCACAACAATGGagtaatttttgtctgtttgctaaattaatatggcttttattaatcttttatgcAGATGCAGTCAATTTAcaagaaacgaagtgtttcattccacattaTTGGCTAGTTTCAATTGTTCACTGAATTCCAAGGGCACGTTTCTTGTCTTctggcacgtatggcattatgccacaataaaAAATCAAATGTGAGACTATtcaatactggtactccaagaaaacttTCGTCCCAAAAAGTGCACTGAAAAGCTTGATAACAGGTTAGGGCCTACttaattgtgaatctggacataatGTGTCCttaaagccgaattatgcattttagtgtggtttatGAAAGTCCTGTGCTCTTTGAGtattctctgatgtcctgtttcttttgtgGCGTCATAAAAGATCTCTtaatgctgtatgtgtatgagcaTATTGGTTTTCTACATCATCATAGCTGCCTATGTGCAGTGACACCTGTTTTTGGCACTCTCTGGTGGCTGCTGAAAAGAACCCATGTCTACAAGGTCATAGGAAAATACTGCGAATGGTTTGGTTCTTCGAAAAGTgttattttcaaaggaaattttcttttagtcaagatagagtatgttacatgtgagaatgtgcaatgaatttcttaaatcaaaagAGCATTtggctctcatttaaaacttaaaacTTTCAGGATCAgccacttagaataatttcaagcccAGGAGAGCAGACATTGAtgtcattgtttaaaattttactggcacatttgtgtgatgtatcttaaagtgcaacACACGCTAAAAAGACCAATGCTATATATGAAAGCTTAACTTTCCTTGTTACTTATTAATCATCAAGACAAGTATTACACGTGAAAGCTTAGTTTTTCTGGTAGCTACACTAGGTACATTAATTAAACCATTAACTTTGGCTATTTGTGCattcacactacttaacagtgaaAGTGTTGCTGTTGACTAACTACTACATCATATGTCCTAtattctgaatatctgctgtgactCTCTGACATGATCATGTGATGTGAGCTATGATTGGCTACAATAGCACATTGCAGTCtctatttcaatgctttggaaacttAGGTGCTGTGTTTAATGGAATTTGAATTCATACTATGAAAACGTGCAGTGCACATATtgttgcacatcaaagatctttccaaaacacttCCCTGCTCGCTTCCCCCCTGccaagtttcattttctaaagtgctgggaagttctTGCTGGTgtgtaaaacctttaccattcaatgGATTGATGGTTTTATAGCTCCGAGGAAAAGTACACTCACTTATCGTGGAAAAAGTTTTTCACTGTTGAAGTGTATTTTCACATGAGAAAGTGATTTTTTAACTGGGAGATCTGGGAATTTTTTGTCTGCGTATACATCCTGGTTATTATAGTGTAATTTGTAAGACTCTTTTAAGTTTCGTGTTATATATAACATGGAAACACTATTAGTTATTTGTACTTTAAATGTTAGCTGGAGATAGTCGGCATTGAGGCTGATAGGTATCATTTCTGGATGACTAATGAAATTCGTTTTTCTTTTTGCGTATTGGGTGGCAGTTGTGGAGTAGGAGTTATAAAAAACTGTAAGCaagagacagaatatagtaatggtAAAGCCTTCCTCACTGTTCACACATGTCAGGATGATATTTAGAATAATTGTAGGTTTTCAACAGAGTTAGTCATTTTCCTTTCACCATATTTAAATGATGTCTCTAATTTATCTTTGTCAGACATTGCTTGTGATTTTGATGCTCATTGTTAGGACTCTAAGCAAACTGAAACTACATGGTATATACCACTTAATCAGTTGCCCCTACTGTCAAGGGATAAAGCTTTTTTAGAGATTTTTAAGACCAGCCAAACTGAAAAAGTTCTGTGTTAAAGGGAAGCCCTTATCCACTGTTGGTCCATCTTCGATAGTGCAATGAAACAACTGCCAGGGTAGCATACAGTTTCCTTCATTTAATTCGTATGAAGTTCAGACTCTGAGTGATGAAATCTGCAGAGCAATGAAATATGCATTTGCTGTTTAGGTCTTTGCCATGGATGTTCTCCAAAAATATTGTGAAAGTAAAATAACTAACTTTGGTGCAGACctagaaaaattaaaaatcatgCCAAGAAGGAATGTGGAATGGGTTGAACACAACACTGGCAGTAGGAAGATGAATAGAATATTTGCTGCATCTGTAAAGATCATATAAGATGTAATTCGCCTTTCTCCATTGTGTATTTTGGGTAGGTGTTGCAAGAGTTTGGGAGAATAGACAGGAATTAATCTCTTTGTGGATGGAGTAATGTATTGTGTGACTAATATTGGTACAAAGTATGTGTCAATTATGTATTGTCGAGTGGCTTGTGGAgaatatacgtagatgtagaagccTCTGATTTGTATAGATCTTGTAGAAGTCTCTGATCTGCATAGATCTTTTGGCCATCACTTTGGAGTGTATGTTTGATCTTAACCATTTTTGTTGTGTGATGTAATTTCTTTTGACAGCAGTTtatataactttttcaaatgtgTAGTAGTATGTTATCAAGTTATCCACATAACATTTCTTGCAGATTTCCATTTCCTATTCTGCACTTAAAAATTAATCTACTGTTTTCAGGTCACAGGAAAATGTGGCTCTGTTCAGGTGCGTCTCATTCCAGCACCTCGTGGTACAGGTATTGTGTCAGCACCAGTACCAAAGAAGCTCTTGCAGATGGCAGGTATTGAAGATTGCTATACATCAGCTCGTGGCTCAACTGGAACCCTAGGAAACTTTGGTATGTTCACTTTGTATTGATGCTTAACATTTATTGTAACTTTCATGCTGCAGTACATTGTAAGGGTTACCCTTTTTATGGGAATATGccaattatttcattaatttcttttcaGCTAAGGCAACGTATGCTGCTATTGCAAAAACGTACGCATACCTGACTCCAGATTTGTGGAAAGAGGAGCCCCTCACGAAGACACCCTATGAGGAATTTGCAGATTACTTATACAAGAATAATCGCCctgttgcaggttccaatcctcaGCGTGATGTATAAGGACTCTGTAAATTCCAGATGGATGAGATTCCTTGTACAAATGTTGCATTTTATAATTTGAATAAATGATACTTGAAAGAAATTTTCTCCCTGTACTTCTTATCAAATGTGTTATACATAAGTGGTGCTGGAAATGGAGTCTCGAAAAAGTAAGAAACGGCTAAAGAAACTGCTTTGGTTGTCTTGCCTCTCTTTGTTTTTATGTTGGAGATGCAGGTTCACTTCCAAAAAATGTGGGGACCTAAAATTCAAACCCAATACTAAACTGTAGTCCTGGTCACTCGTATGCCATTGCCCAAAATTAGGAATGAGAATTTGTCTTGAGAGGCAGAGCCTCTAAAGAAATGTGTAAAGCTCCATGAAATTTATTGCACAGTAATAGTATATAGAAATCAGTACTTCGTAATGTCTTAGGTGTGCAGCAGTTGGATTTGGCAGTGTATCAGCTACAGCTGGCTTATCACAACTACTGCACATGGTTTTGAGCAAATTGTCAGTTGGCCTGACAAGTAGGTTACTTTCTAAACATCAGTTATCTTCAGTGTTTCTTTTTTAAGGGAAACTATTCCCATACTAGGTTTGAAAAGGGTGGATGACATAGCTTATAATTTCATTTCAACTTCTTATACTCAGCATAACACGTCatgagaagaaaaacaaaaaacagtagTTTTTGCTGTATGCTCAGTGAAATTAAATAGTAAAGAGTTAATGTTTTATTATCTCTTCACAGAGTTTAACTTTGTAGATTTCACTTCAGTTATCTTTACATCTAACATAGTTGCAACACATACATGTATAATACTTCCAACCATAGTAAGGAGGCAGACAGGTCTTACTTTTTTAGGAGGTTGATGAGGAGGACTGGAATTGGAAAGTGCATTTCATTGAAGCAATAATAGATAACTTGGTGTAATTATACAAAGTAATGGTAAATAGGTATGAAAAATTGTTTTTGGAATAATAATATACAGTGCATTATATAAGTAGATGAAAATTTTATATTGCAACAAGACAGTGGTACTACGTACACAGCCTCAAGTACTATGCTGTTCCTGTGTAACACTTAAGGCAGCTACCAGACTGCATGTTTTCCTGATATACTGTATGTTGAAAATACATTCAAATCTTGCACTAAAAGCAGTCATTACAAAAGTGATTAGAGGAAGACACTTCCACAAGTATGTGACAAAATGTATGCAGTATATCACTGAAAGTTTTTTCGGTATTTGTTGATACTTTCACAGTAATTCATCCTTGCACAACATTAAATGACAAATTGCCCTTGTGCAGGTTTTTATTTTTCTAGATATATTCAGTCCATGTTACCATGAAAACTGCAGGAACAGAACAAAAATCTGTTCTAAGAGTGTCCATTTCAGATGGTGCAGTGTGAGTGGTTAAAATTTTCACGATattgcatttttaatattttacacacgTCATACATAATATACTACAGCATATTGTTAGTACGGTGACTTCTCAACTAAATAAGTTCCAAAGCTGAAATACATAGATGTTGTATACAATTTACACTTAGTGAATATGAAGTTAGAACAGAAGTAATCACATAAGGTTGCTGGAAAGAAAACTAATGAAATACATACTGTTAGGTTTATGGTGACACATTGTgtaagtaaatataaaaatatttcagctCCAGAACAATAGTAATGTCTGGATTAGTAAGCTGGAAAGAACAGCTGCTAGCTGGTGACCATAATATTTCAACTTTCAAAAACATTATATGAGggacaaataaaattttcttttctgtgtGGGTGGTGAGAGGTGTCTTTGAAATGTATGCAGGTGCACAATTTCATGTTTCCATTAGTTACAGTACTCATATCATTTCCACTCATCCAAAATGAATCGTACAGCTCAACTGAAATGAATTTTTCCTTGTGTGTTGGCTGTTAGGTCTACCTAATTGCACTTATCATTTGCTGTAAATAGGCCACacaaccattttaaatattttctttttcaagGTAAATGTCTCAAGGCTGCCTTGGAGTTTTGGTGTCAAACGTGATTATGTTCTCTATACTCTTGCAAGGCATGCTTTGAGGAATACATAGAGAAGTTCTCGAAACATTCACCCTTTCACAAAAAGAGTGTATTGTGTAACATTATAGGTTTTTAACTTTGCTGTCTGGGATGAGGCATTAGATAGTGTATTAATATGTCTTTGTGCCCTACAGCACAATGCATCAAAAATGTTATGTTAAGAAATATATTCTGACTTTAAGGACAGACAGTGAAGGATATATTTTCTAGTAATGCATACTACCAGtagaaatcaaacaatgggaaagtacaggatggaatgtaacaatattatgaaaaggaacgttgctactcaccgtatagcggagatgagttgcagatgggcacaacaaaaaagactgtcacgaataaagctttcagccattaaggccttcgtcaacaacacacacacacacacacacacacacacacacggcttctGTTTCAGGCAACTGGCAGTAGTGTggttttcagttgcctgagacctTCAGTCATTTGTGCGACACAAGCTCTGCTGGTTTGCTTTCCAAAGGTGGGttgacaagctattaagcagttaTAATGATTTGCCTCTATATATAGACTATGTTAACAGTAGTCCAGTGTTAAAAAAACGAATAAGTTTTCTCagtggaaaatatttaaaaaattttgtgtatgtCTTGTTTTCAGTCCTAGATGGATTTTATAAAGCAAGATGTAACACAAATACAACAGTCTGTTACAGGCAATTTAGAAATTCAGTGGGGGaatacagagtgtacataaagtcttggaacagtttcaaatatttattgcacaagaaccaaacatacatatatcattttgaagagaaaccatgacaggtgttttttttttttcccccatgtATAGTGCCACAGCgtatttggtaatttgctgatagtgcTTGTCataaacatggtgagttcaggtgcgggGCGAGCTTTGTTTGTTGGAGTTCGTGatatggcctccccaatcaccagatctcactctgtgtggcACATTAAAGatttggtgtatgtaccgcctctaccacatgatgtagcagagctccgggagagaatatgggaagtgaATGCCATagttgacgatgccatgctgggacaggtatggcaagaattcagttaccgtattgacatctggcgggtcactcatggtttgcatatcgaatgtatgtaaaaaaaactttcagagtttctcttcaaaatgcaatatgtattacatctgtaaaatgtttagttcttgtgcaataattgAAACTGAGCTGGGCACATGCAAATGTAAGTTACGTGTTGTTTCTTATAAACTGGTTGATTTGACAGTATAGTAAAATCAAGCTCACCATTAACTGTAGTCATGATATTTATTATCCCCAGttggagattttattttatttgtttattttttggaggggggggggtgttattgCTCTGAGGGTACAGGGTTTGAAAACTACACTGGCACTCCGGCTGATATTGTAGTTAGTGTGGCTAGTTAATATAGCATTAGGAGTCAGAAATTCATTGAGATTTTAGTTTTGTTAAGATTTACAAGTAAACATTTTGTTCAATGATTTATTATTATACCTATGACCTGGAAACATATTAACCATTCAATTTTAAAAGTAAGAAAAACAGATTACTTTCTGAGATTGATTACACACAAAATGCAGCTCACTTCAATACAGATATTGTCTTCAGTACTAGTCAAAGATAAACTGGTTCATCTACTTCACAAGAAGATAGACCTGGGGTTACTTATTatcaattttaatttagaaaaaagAACTGTTACTGTTGTCCACTGACAGTGAAGTTAGTTTGTACGTGTTttcaaaaaaattgagaaatactgGTATTGCTTATTTGGAGTTCAATAATTCAGCATGTCTTCACACTGTGGCGCGATCATCAGAGAAGGCTGGCAAAAGTCTtgcactgagatgacagaagtcaaaGGATAGAGATATACGGttggtggtagtatcgcatacacaagatataaaagggcagtgcattggcagagcagtcatttgctctcaggtgattcatgtgaataggtgTCTGGTGTGATCATGGCTGCATAATGGTAATTTACAGACTgtatgcggaatagtagttggagctagatgcatgggacattccatttcggaaattgtgagGAAATTCAATATACTGTAAAGAATGTGCCGAcagtaccaaattttaggcattacatcTCAACATAGACAACGGATTGGCCGACAGCAttcgcttaatgaccgagagcagcggcgtttgcgtagagttgtcaggcaTACGACGAATGTATCTACTAGTGAAATCTGGTGTTGCTAGGCTATGGCAGTAGAAGaccaatgtgagtgcctttgctaacagcacgacatcacctgcagcacctctcctgggcttgtgatcagtcaggtgagtccccatttcagttgataAAGAGCTGAAGGTTGgtattggctccataatggtgtgcaccatgtttacatggaatggactgtgtcctctggttcaGTGACGAAATTGATTATGTTCAGCTGCTTAGAGACAAtttgagccattcatggactttgtttccagacaatgatggaatttttatggatgaaaatgcaccacaattgtttgcgattggttcgaagaacattctggacaattcaagtgaattattttgccgcccagatcgcccgacatgaatctcatcaaacatttatgggacataacagaAAGGGCAGTTTGTGCACACTTCTGCAATTTttgatggctacagaggcagcatggctttatatttctgcaggagacttccagtgACTATTTGAGTCCATActatgtcaagttgctgcactacgccgggcaaaaggaggtccgacacaatattaggaggtatcccatgacttttgtcaactcagtgcatttatatacactcctggaaattgaaataagaacaccgtgaattcattgtcccaggaaggggaaactttattgacacattcctggggtcagatacatcacatgatcacactgacagaaccacaggcacatagacacaggcaacagagcatgcacaatgtcggcactagtacagtgtatatccacctttcgcagcaatgcaggctgctcttctcccatggagacgatcgtagagatgctggatgtagtcctgtggaacggcttgccatgccatttccacctggcgcctcagttggaccagcgttcgtgctggacgtgcagaccgcgtgagacgacgcttcatccagtcccaaacatgctcaatgggggacagatccggagatcttgctggccagggtagttgacttacaccttctagagcacgttgggtggcacaggatacatgcggacgtgcattgtcctgttggaacagcaagttcccttgccggtctaggaatggtagaacgatgggttagatgacggtttggatgtaccgtgcactattcagtgtccccttgacgatcaccagtggtgtacggccagtgtaggagatcgctccccacaccatgatgccgggtgttggccctgtgttcctcggtcgtatgcagtcctgattgtggcgctcacctgcacggtgccaaacacgcatacgaccatcattggcaccaaggcagaagcgactctcatcgctgaagacgacacgtctccattcgtccctccattcacgcctgtcgcgacaccactggaggcgggctgcacgatgttggggcgtgagcggaagacggcctaacggtgtgcgggaccgtagcccagcttcatggagacggttgcgaatggttctcgccgataccccaggagcaatagtgtccctaatttgctgggaagtggcggtgcggtcccctaaggcactgcataggatcctacggtcttggcgtgcatccgtgcgtcgctgcggtccggtcccaggtcgacgggcacgtgcaccttccgccgaccactggcgacaacatcgatgtactgtggagacctcacgccccacgtgttgagcaattcggcggtacgtccacctggcctcccgcatgcccactatacgccctcgctcaaagtccgtcaactgcacatacggttcacgtccacgctgtcgcggcatgctaccagtgttaaagactgcgatggagctccgtatgccacggcaaactggctgacactgacggcggcggtgcacaaatgctgcgcagctagcgccattcgacggccaacaccgcggttcctggtgtgtccgctgtgccgtgcgtgtgatcattgcttgtacagccctctcgcagtgtccggagcaagtatggtgggtctgacacaccggtgtcaatgtgttcttttttccatttccaggagtgtgtgtgtggccATTCTGTctgcaagaacagacaccacatataacaACAGCAATGATGGccagtgatcccttcagtgcaAATGCCCACCAAGCTTGAACTTCTGCGGGAAATGGCGtgctgccacgagtaatgagccTAATGAGTGTGGGAACTACTGATGTAGTGTGGtataggttgagaatttgggttggacAGGAAGTGTGCTACGGTAGTCCATGCAGTTATGGTGACCACTTTATCCAGATGGGATAGTGGTCAGAGCATTTGCCTTGtaagcagaagacctgggttcaaatcccggtctgGCACTAATGTTCAACTTCcgtcattgatttaaatcaatgcccactggcagttaatctctttaattcctttgtgtaatGGTTCTGTTTCATTAAAGAGATGGTTTTGATCAAAATCCTACTTAGCTGCTGCTCAGTTTATTTCTGTGTCTAGTTTTTCCCAATGATAcagtgtgtatcataattaacaCCAGACAACTAACACAGAAGAATAAGATACATACTAGTAAACATGAGTCCACAAATAAGCCATTTGTGAAATAATTGCTAATAATGTGTGGTTACGAGTCACGAGTAACTTCAGCATGAAATAGTGTCCTATTTAGTGGAAATGTACTTCAAATGTAAACATTTCCATCGAGTTCCCATCTAATTGCCTTCAAATTTCATTCAACATGAATTACAATATTACACTTCAGCACATTCCAAGTTAAAATTTGCTGTATGCTGGTACTTGGTATCAAGTGGTATATCAGATATCACTTGACGCAATACTTTGTACTAAGGTATTTTCTTTGGTATTCTGATGATGGGTCATTCCTAAAATGCATACATAAAAAGTTTTAACAAGTGGATTGTTGTTATCAGCCAATAAATGGTGATAAGGACAGGTTCAATAGGTGTGAGAAATACGGCAACACAGGCACAACACATCTTTACACAACTGTATTCTGCACATGAGCTACACATCTGCTTCAGAATCACTCAAGCAAAAAAAGGTCTTTGTAATCAAGATGAGTAATCTTGACTCTTCCTCAGCTTGGTTGGTGGAACTAAGTTGGCTGGTGGTGCTGAAGTGAGCTGTGAATGATGCAGTGGCAATACTGTCTGGAAGTACACCACCCAGGTATACTGCATTAGGGAaagactatatttaaaaaaaaatatttttcagatttAGGCAACTGAAATATCATTAATATGAAGAAAgcggtagattgctactcaccctaaAATTGAAATGTTGAGTTAcggagaggcacaacaaaaagactgttacccaCTTAGCTTTTAGCCAAAGCTTGCTTCAGAAAAAGACACACACGCACGtgtatgtttatttacacaaacaagcacacctcacgcacatgaCTATTATCTCCAGCAGCTCGGTCTGGAATGCAGCTGTCATGTGGAacaaaagcagcaatctggagcgAACAGCAGGGTACGGGTGTGGGGGAAGAAGACAGCTGTCTGTTGAAGTGTGTAGGTACT
This window harbors:
- the LOC124607157 gene encoding 40S ribosomal protein S2, whose protein sequence is MADAAPAGGRGGFRGGFGSRGGRGGPRGRGRGRGRGRGRGGKETEKEWVPVTKLGRLVKDGKIRSLEEIYLFSLPIKEFEIIDFFLGTSLKDEVLKIMPVQKQTRAGQRTRFKAFVAIGDSNGHIGLGVKCSKEVATAIRGAIVLAKLSVVPVRRGYWGNKIGKPHTVPCKVTGKCGSVQVRLIPAPRGTGIVSAPVPKKLLQMAGIEDCYTSARGSTGTLGNFAKATYAAIAKTYAYLTPDLWKEEPLTKTPYEEFADYLYKNNRPVAGSNPQRDV